From a single Campylobacter concisus genomic region:
- a CDS encoding metallophosphoesterase, whose product MGLLRIIIGAFIFSFLINFYSYNRFIKKVSFFIPHLAKIRILLYVICILEFIFVLQIRFSFLSIELYLIAGTLIGFSLFLFAVSLFYDILRSIFSKSNFSPTRRKFIKFCFDITFVIFVIACFLKGIFNALTPPKIRQVDIKIKNLQSTLKIAMITDVHIGEFLQKDFMKKLVNDINLVNPDIVVIVGDLVDVNAAFIGDFLEPLKSLKSTYGTFYVPGNHEYYHGIDGILEKISSLGIEILGNKNKKIANINLAGIYDLAGIRFKHLEPNLDEALTGRDPSLPTILLSHQPKFIKSMQQDVDLVLCGHTHAGQIFPFGLLVLLDQGFLHGLYKINDKMQAYVSSGAGFWGPPVRIFAPSEIAILNLSKE is encoded by the coding sequence TTGGGACTTTTGAGAATTATTATTGGAGCATTTATATTTAGTTTTCTTATAAATTTTTATTCATATAACCGTTTCATAAAAAAGGTTTCATTTTTTATACCACATCTTGCAAAAATCAGGATACTTTTATATGTTATTTGTATTCTTGAGTTTATATTTGTTCTTCAGATCAGGTTTTCATTCTTAAGCATTGAGCTTTATTTGATCGCTGGTACGCTCATAGGATTTTCACTATTTTTGTTTGCTGTTAGTCTATTTTACGATATTTTACGTAGTATTTTTTCTAAGAGTAATTTTAGTCCAACAAGACGAAAATTTATAAAATTTTGTTTTGATATTACATTTGTTATTTTTGTAATTGCTTGTTTTTTAAAAGGTATTTTCAATGCTTTAACACCACCAAAGATCAGACAAGTAGATATAAAAATAAAAAATTTACAAAGCACCCTAAAAATAGCCATGATAACAGACGTGCATATAGGAGAATTTCTGCAGAAAGATTTTATGAAAAAACTCGTCAATGACATAAATTTGGTAAATCCTGACATCGTAGTGATAGTGGGCGACTTAGTTGATGTAAATGCTGCTTTTATAGGAGATTTTTTGGAACCATTAAAAAGCCTTAAAAGCACTTATGGGACTTTTTATGTCCCTGGCAATCATGAGTATTATCACGGGATAGATGGTATTTTGGAAAAGATCAGTTCTCTTGGCATAGAAATTTTAGGTAATAAAAACAAAAAAATCGCAAACATTAATCTAGCTGGCATTTACGATTTGGCTGGCATTAGGTTTAAACATTTGGAGCCAAATTTAGATGAAGCATTGACAGGACGTGACCCATCGCTACCTACTATCTTGCTCTCTCATCAGCCAAAATTTATAAAATCAATGCAGCAAGACGTTGATTTGGTGCTTTGCGGTCATACGCACGCTGGTCAAATTTTTCCTTTTGGTCTTTTGGTTTTACTTGATCAGGGATTTTTACATGGCCTTTATAAGATTAATGATAAAATGCAAGCTTATGTTAGCAGTGGTGCTGGATTTTGGGGGCCTCCTGTTAGAATTTTTGCTCCAAGTGAGATTGCAATATTAAACTTAAGTAAGGAATAA
- a CDS encoding multiheme c-type cytochrome yields the protein MFKKSLMLLACLMSFGFAANMDANKSDALNLNVVKNIKVAHKMSDLSKSCVECHAKETPGIVADWKNSRHAHVGVSCMDCHSVNADNPMASVKVHPKDSNNHVSMLVSPKTCAKCHENEVEEFVKSGHARGAMQMYANPAMVKLMYHYEGMDHPEYKMAPDATGCTQCHGTVIKLDADHKPTKETWPNYGIGNVYPDGGVGGCKSCHSAHTFSIAEARKPAACASCHLGPDHPDIEIYNNSMHGHIYNSEAHKWNFDAAPDTWDVPDFRAPTCAACHMSGVGETTTTHNVSRRLKWNLWGVSSKLRTAGDEQAAVVYEKTGKLTIGTPLAGHPNGPEAARAEMKLVCKACHTSTHTDNFFIMGDKQVELYNVYNAEATKMLEELKAKNLLLADAWEDEFQDVYYHMWHHEGRRMRQGALMGGPDYSHWHGVFEVKNDIRKLREIHKQRMETGKVK from the coding sequence ATGTTTAAAAAGTCGCTAATGTTATTAGCCTGTCTAATGTCTTTTGGCTTTGCCGCAAACATGGATGCAAATAAATCTGATGCTTTAAACCTTAATGTTGTAAAAAACATTAAAGTTGCTCACAAAATGTCAGACTTATCAAAAAGCTGTGTTGAGTGCCACGCTAAAGAGACACCCGGCATAGTTGCCGATTGGAAAAATAGTCGCCACGCTCACGTTGGTGTAAGTTGTATGGATTGCCACTCTGTAAATGCAGATAATCCTATGGCTTCAGTTAAGGTGCATCCAAAAGATTCTAACAACCACGTATCAATGCTAGTTAGCCCAAAAACTTGTGCTAAGTGCCACGAGAATGAGGTTGAAGAATTTGTTAAGAGTGGTCACGCAAGAGGTGCTATGCAAATGTATGCTAACCCTGCGATGGTAAAACTAATGTATCACTATGAAGGTATGGATCATCCAGAATACAAAATGGCTCCAGACGCTACTGGTTGTACACAGTGCCACGGAACCGTCATCAAACTAGACGCTGATCACAAACCTACAAAAGAGACTTGGCCAAACTACGGTATAGGTAATGTTTATCCTGATGGTGGCGTAGGCGGATGTAAATCATGCCACAGCGCACACACATTTAGCATAGCTGAAGCTAGAAAACCAGCTGCTTGTGCATCTTGCCACCTTGGACCTGATCACCCAGATATTGAGATTTATAACAACTCAATGCACGGACATATCTATAATAGCGAAGCTCACAAATGGAATTTTGATGCTGCTCCTGATACATGGGATGTACCAGACTTTAGAGCTCCAACTTGTGCAGCTTGCCACATGAGTGGTGTTGGTGAAACAACAACAACTCACAATGTTTCAAGAAGACTAAAATGGAACCTATGGGGCGTCAGCAGTAAGCTAAGAACAGCTGGTGATGAACAAGCTGCTGTTGTTTACGAAAAAACTGGCAAACTAACCATAGGAACGCCACTTGCAGGTCATCCAAATGGACCAGAAGCAGCAAGAGCTGAGATGAAGCTAGTTTGTAAAGCTTGCCATACATCAACTCATACAGATAACTTCTTCATTATGGGTGATAAGCAAGTAGAGCTTTATAACGTTTACAATGCTGAAGCAACTAAGATGCTTGAAGAGTTGAAAGCTAAAAACTTACTACTCGCAGACGCTTGGGAAGATGAATTCCAAGATGTTTACTATCATATGTGGCACCACGAAGGTCGCCGTATGAGACAAGGTGCTTTAATGGGTGGTCCTGACTACTCACACTGGCATGGAGTATTCGAAGTTAAAAATGATATTAGAAAACTTCGTGAGATACACAAACAAAGAATGGAAACTGGTAAAGTTAAATAA
- a CDS encoding cytochrome c3 family protein has protein sequence MAEVKKKFFVWSSVIIGIVIGLIASMGIADALHATGSGYICTICHTMDPMNAAYHEDVHGGNNKLGIKAECSACHLNHTSAYTYVLTKLKVSINDGYKTFFTDTDKIDWRKKREHASHFVYDSGCLTCHSNLKNVIQAGKSFLPHRDYFVLGNPNKKSCVDCHEHVGHKNLGLQIDKFEAIKKQENNKTK, from the coding sequence TTGGCTGAAGTTAAGAAGAAATTTTTTGTTTGGTCATCTGTTATTATCGGCATTGTGATCGGACTTATTGCGTCTATGGGTATTGCTGATGCGCTTCATGCAACTGGTAGCGGCTACATCTGTACCATTTGCCACACTATGGATCCTATGAATGCTGCATATCATGAAGATGTACACGGTGGCAATAACAAGCTTGGCATAAAAGCTGAATGTTCAGCCTGTCACCTAAATCATACAAGTGCCTATACCTATGTACTTACAAAACTTAAAGTATCGATAAATGATGGTTATAAGACATTTTTTACAGATACGGACAAGATCGACTGGCGCAAAAAACGCGAGCATGCATCTCACTTTGTCTATGATAGTGGATGTTTGACTTGCCACTCAAATTTAAAAAATGTTATTCAAGCTGGTAAATCATTCTTGCCACATAGAGATTATTTCGTTCTTGGAAATCCTAATAAAAAATCATGTGTTGACTGCCACGAGCACGTTGGTCACAAGAATTTAGGACTACAAATCGATAAATTTGAAGCAATTAAAAAACAAGAAAACAATAAAACCAAGTAA
- a CDS encoding Crp/Fnr family transcriptional regulator has translation MIEKIPFFQGLNEEDLAKLEAISVVKKYKKGEFLFIEGEEPKWLIFLISGSVKLYKTTANGKEIFIHQLAPMNFVAEVVNFENIVYPASAIFTISGEVLKINYEKFAAEFLIKPEICMKFLKSMSEKIRITTNLLHQELILSSEEKVARFILDHEDLFNELKHTKISSILNMTPETFSRILNKFKTNGLVKLDEKNQILEKDVGGLQEIYSY, from the coding sequence ATGATAGAGAAAATCCCATTTTTTCAAGGCTTAAACGAAGAAGATTTAGCCAAACTTGAAGCCATAAGTGTTGTAAAAAAGTATAAAAAGGGCGAATTTTTATTTATAGAAGGCGAGGAGCCAAAATGGTTAATATTTTTGATAAGTGGCTCTGTTAAGCTTTATAAAACCACGGCAAACGGAAAAGAAATTTTTATTCATCAGTTAGCACCTATGAATTTTGTAGCTGAAGTCGTAAATTTTGAAAATATTGTCTACCCGGCTAGTGCCATTTTTACCATATCTGGCGAGGTATTAAAGATAAATTATGAAAAATTTGCAGCAGAATTTTTAATAAAACCAGAAATTTGTATGAAATTTTTAAAATCAATGTCTGAAAAGATAAGAATCACAACAAATCTACTTCATCAAGAGTTAATTTTAAGCTCAGAAGAAAAAGTGGCTAGGTTTATTTTAGATCATGAAGATTTATTTAATGAGCTAAAACATACAAAAATTTCATCAATACTTAATATGACTCCAGAAACTTTTTCAAGGATTTTAAATAAATTTAAAACAAATGGTTTGGTTAAACTTGACGAAAAGAACCAAATTTTGGAAAAAGATGTAGGTGGACTGCAAGAAATTTATTCTTATTGA
- the mscL gene encoding large-conductance mechanosensitive channel protein MscL, which produces MSFISEFKEFAMRGNVIDMAVGVVIGGAFGKIVSSLVGDVIMPVVGVLTGGVNFTDLKLTLKEAVDGVPAVTINYGSFIQTMVDFLIIAFCIFCVIKALNTLKNKLPKEEPAPAEPETPADIALLTEIRDLLKK; this is translated from the coding sequence ATGAGTTTTATAAGCGAATTTAAAGAATTTGCGATGCGTGGAAATGTCATAGATATGGCTGTTGGTGTTGTTATAGGTGGCGCGTTTGGAAAGATCGTTTCATCACTAGTTGGTGATGTCATCATGCCAGTTGTTGGCGTTTTAACTGGCGGTGTAAATTTTACTGATCTTAAGCTTACACTAAAAGAAGCGGTAGATGGCGTACCTGCTGTTACGATAAACTATGGCTCATTTATACAAACAATGGTTGATTTTTTAATAATCGCATTTTGTATTTTCTGCGTTATCAAAGCTTTAAATACACTTAAAAATAAATTACCAAAAGAGGAGCCAGCTCCAGCAGAGCCTGAAACTCCAGCTGACATAGCACTTCTAACTGAGATTAGAGATCTACTTAAAAAATAA
- the gltX gene encoding glutamate--tRNA ligase, which produces MYRFAPSPTGDMHIGNLRAAIFNYICSLQDKSGFILRIEDTDKERNIKGKEKDILEILSKFGIKPEQIYIQSENLKFHRQLASKLLIDKKAFACFCTEEELEAKKQKAKEQGVAYRYDGTCERLSDAEVLNCEKPFVIRMKKPTRTMSFTDAIKGELSFEPDAVDSFVIMRADKTPTYNFACAVDDMLEGVTFVIRGEDHVSNTPKQDLIREGLGYTGKMNYAHLPILLNIEGKKMSKRENESSVKWLFEQGFLPEAIANYLILLGNKTPTEIFTIEEAVKWFDITKISRSPARFDVKKLEQINREHIKLASKERIKEIFGVDESKAELVKFYTQESSLVPEIKAKVEAIYSPKIAPDEYKNEFEIIKKAARNLKACETFDEFKKELMSVTNLKGKNFFMPLRALLTNDLHGPELSELYPLIKDDLAKILI; this is translated from the coding sequence ATGTATCGTTTTGCACCCTCTCCAACAGGAGATATGCACATAGGAAATTTACGTGCCGCTATTTTTAATTATATTTGTTCTTTGCAAGATAAAAGTGGCTTTATTTTACGCATAGAAGATACCGACAAAGAGCGAAATATTAAGGGAAAAGAGAAAGATATCTTAGAAATTTTAAGCAAATTTGGTATAAAGCCAGAGCAAATTTACATCCAAAGTGAAAATTTAAAATTCCACAGACAGCTAGCCTCAAAGCTCCTCATTGACAAAAAGGCCTTTGCTTGCTTTTGCACCGAAGAAGAACTCGAGGCAAAAAAACAAAAAGCAAAAGAGCAAGGTGTGGCATATAGATATGACGGTACCTGCGAGAGACTAAGCGATGCTGAAGTTTTAAACTGTGAGAAGCCATTTGTCATCCGTATGAAAAAGCCAACGCGCACTATGAGCTTTACAGATGCGATCAAAGGCGAGCTAAGCTTCGAACCAGACGCCGTTGATAGCTTTGTCATCATGAGAGCAGACAAAACACCAACTTATAACTTCGCCTGCGCAGTCGATGATATGCTTGAGGGCGTAACCTTTGTCATACGTGGCGAGGACCACGTGAGCAATACACCAAAGCAAGACCTCATACGCGAGGGCCTTGGCTATACCGGTAAGATGAACTACGCCCATTTGCCTATACTTTTAAATATTGAAGGTAAAAAAATGAGCAAACGCGAGAACGAATCAAGCGTAAAATGGCTCTTTGAGCAGGGATTTTTACCTGAGGCGATTGCAAACTATTTGATACTTCTTGGAAACAAAACTCCAACTGAAATTTTTACGATCGAGGAGGCGGTGAAGTGGTTTGATATAACCAAAATTTCACGTTCACCTGCTAGATTTGACGTGAAAAAACTTGAGCAGATAAATAGAGAACACATCAAGCTTGCTTCAAAGGAGCGCATAAAAGAAATTTTTGGCGTAGATGAGAGCAAGGCTGAGTTAGTTAAATTTTACACTCAAGAAAGCTCACTAGTACCTGAGATAAAAGCAAAAGTAGAGGCTATATACTCACCAAAAATAGCTCCAGATGAGTACAAAAACGAATTTGAGATCATCAAAAAAGCAGCTCGTAATTTAAAAGCTTGCGAAACGTTTGATGAGTTTAAAAAAGAGCTTATGAGCGTTACAAATTTAAAAGGTAAAAACTTTTTCATGCCGCTACGTGCGCTTCTTACAAACGACCTTCACGGTCCTGAGCTTAGTGAACTCTATCCTCTTATCAAAGATGATCTGGCTAAAATTTTAATCTAG
- a CDS encoding YggT family protein, with product MILSTLFSAIANILHLIITVYTWIVIAAALISWVRPDPGSPVVQLLYRLTEPVYSFIRRYIKTNFSGIDFTPLIVLLALQFLDQFLIRLLFGFAASL from the coding sequence ATGATACTTTCCACCCTATTTTCAGCGATCGCAAACATTTTGCACCTTATCATCACGGTCTATACGTGGATCGTCATCGCAGCAGCTCTGATTAGCTGGGTCAGACCTGATCCTGGCTCGCCAGTCGTGCAGCTACTTTATAGGCTAACTGAGCCAGTTTATAGCTTTATTAGGCGCTACATAAAAACAAATTTTAGTGGTATCGACTTTACTCCGCTTATTGTGCTTTTAGCACTTCAATTTTTAGATCAATTTTTAATAAGGCTTTTATTTGGTTTTGCTGCGTCACTTTAG
- a CDS encoding lytic transglycosylase domain-containing protein, which translates to MVLLRHFSILSLACVALLAKIYTYEELKNEPKSLAKDYYINRLINEGSYTKEQIADLSRDVFRKAGLVQKSIDKILPPKAAPSKCPGINAKNITQANLTCQNLLTSIAFSLKLDNHTREILAANLAKTNPEKSKILLALNEPNPAKVFANLNDTKSFLELFNASSPQNKSILFSESFDANFMTKLYSQKGFTNLLNDIVFNKKYEGFMRNLLSIDPAVTEKNDAFTLGLNAILLGQDDIAFSLFARAKSTFERAWQRDNATFWQYQISKNESFLKELSASKDANIYSLYARDVVGGEPLEVIVPRPSKQNIENFDVSDPFLWNKTVALAKDMNATQASEFAKKFYTNESIGAYAYFMQKAHGWEKQYFLMPSSPELNGISNERKSMIYALARQESLFIPSVVSTSYALGMMQFMPFLANAIGKKELKIPNFDEDDLFKTDIAFKFANHHLNYLDKFLYHPLFTAYAYNGGIGFTKKLITRDDMFKEGKFEPFLSIELVPVAETRNYGKKVLANYVIYMALTGSNIKISQLFENLTKPALTDKFRN; encoded by the coding sequence TTGGTTTTGCTGCGTCACTTTAGTATTCTCTCTCTTGCTTGTGTTGCTCTTTTAGCTAAAATTTATACCTATGAAGAGCTAAAAAACGAGCCAAAAAGCCTTGCAAAAGACTACTACATCAACCGTCTTATTAACGAGGGCAGTTACACAAAAGAGCAGATCGCAGATCTTTCGCGTGATGTGTTTAGAAAAGCAGGCCTTGTTCAAAAATCAATCGATAAAATTTTACCTCCAAAAGCAGCTCCTAGCAAATGTCCTGGTATAAATGCAAAAAATATCACCCAGGCAAATCTAACCTGCCAAAATTTGCTAACATCTATTGCTTTTAGCCTAAAGCTTGACAATCATACTCGTGAAATTTTAGCAGCCAATCTTGCAAAGACAAATCCAGAAAAATCAAAAATTTTACTCGCATTAAATGAGCCAAATCCGGCTAAAGTTTTTGCAAATTTAAACGATACAAAGAGCTTTTTAGAGCTATTTAACGCCTCTAGCCCGCAAAATAAAAGTATACTTTTTAGCGAAAGCTTTGATGCAAATTTTATGACCAAGCTCTACTCACAAAAGGGCTTTACAAATTTATTAAACGATATTGTTTTTAATAAAAAATATGAAGGTTTTATGAGAAATTTGCTAAGTATCGATCCAGCTGTCACTGAAAAAAATGATGCTTTTACGCTTGGATTAAATGCCATTTTACTAGGACAAGACGATATCGCTTTTAGTCTTTTTGCAAGAGCCAAGAGTACATTTGAAAGGGCATGGCAAAGAGATAATGCGACCTTTTGGCAGTACCAGATAAGCAAAAACGAAAGCTTTTTAAAAGAGCTAAGTGCCAGCAAGGACGCAAATATCTACTCGCTTTACGCAAGAGATGTGGTAGGTGGTGAGCCGCTTGAGGTTATAGTGCCAAGACCAAGCAAACAAAACATTGAAAATTTTGATGTGAGCGATCCATTTTTATGGAATAAAACTGTAGCCCTTGCAAAGGATATGAACGCCACGCAAGCAAGCGAATTTGCGAAGAAATTTTATACAAACGAAAGTATCGGTGCCTATGCATACTTCATGCAAAAGGCGCATGGCTGGGAGAAGCAATACTTCTTGATGCCAAGCTCTCCTGAGCTCAATGGTATCAGCAACGAAAGAAAATCGATGATCTACGCCCTAGCTAGACAAGAGAGTCTCTTTATCCCAAGCGTGGTTTCTACTTCATACGCCCTTGGCATGATGCAGTTTATGCCATTTCTAGCAAATGCGATCGGTAAAAAAGAGCTAAAAATCCCAAATTTTGATGAGGATGATCTTTTTAAAACAGATATTGCATTTAAATTTGCAAATCACCACTTAAACTATCTTGATAAATTTCTCTATCACCCGCTATTTACAGCCTACGCATATAATGGCGGTATCGGCTTTACCAAAAAGCTCATCACAAGAGATGATATGTTTAAAGAGGGAAAATTTGAGCCATTTTTATCGATCGAGCTTGTCCCAGTCGCAGAGACTAGAAACTACGGCAAAAAGGTGCTTGCCAACTACGTGATCTATATGGCGCTTACTGGTTCCAATATAAAGATTTCGCAACTTTTCGAAAATTTAACAAAACCGGCCTTGACTGATAAATTTCGAAACTAA
- the mobB gene encoding molybdopterin-guanine dinucleotide biosynthesis protein B, producing MKRLAIAFSGPSNSGKTTLILKVAKKFIEDGLKVAIVKHDPGDKARFDVEGKDSFKFSQTGADVVVMSPTRTTYFSQNSQEISDVIKMLGEFDMLLVEGLKTLPLPRLSVFKGEIDESYLSFSDAIATYKKQIPYEIKNINLDDIDAICAWIIKNAKAV from the coding sequence ATGAAAAGACTTGCTATCGCTTTTTCTGGTCCTTCAAATAGCGGAAAAACGACCCTTATTTTAAAAGTTGCAAAGAAATTTATAGAAGATGGTTTAAAGGTTGCGATAGTAAAACACGACCCTGGCGATAAGGCAAGATTTGATGTCGAAGGCAAAGATAGTTTTAAATTTTCACAAACTGGGGCCGACGTTGTTGTGATGAGTCCAACTAGAACAACTTATTTTTCACAAAATTCACAAGAAATTAGCGATGTTATTAAAATGCTCGGCGAGTTTGACATGCTCTTGGTTGAAGGACTAAAGACGCTTCCACTGCCAAGACTAAGCGTTTTTAAAGGCGAGATCGACGAATCTTATCTTAGCTTTTCAGACGCGATCGCAACATATAAAAAACAAATTCCTTACGAGATAAAAAATATAAATTTAGACGATATAGACGCTATTTGTGCGTGGATAATCAAAAATGCAAAGGCTGTATAA
- a CDS encoding class 1 fructose-bisphosphatase, whose translation MQELNQIFNTIKEIAKEISEVIKYADLGYTTHENATGDTQLKLDVKSDEIITAKFKQLSCVKALISEEKEDELEINKNAKFIIAYDPLDGSSLVDVNFAVGSIFGIYENEVKPENLIAAAYSIYGPRLELVIAEKKGALPKFYRLGKDGEFKFVKELELKEKGKLNATGATQKGWSQTHRNFINELFNQGHRLRYSGAMVSDLHQILLKGGGLFSYPATSDHPNGKLRVVFEVLPFAFIYENAKGATTDGKNRTLFDIKIEKIHQTTPCFFGSRDEISLLHKFYEQK comes from the coding sequence ATGCAAGAATTAAATCAAATTTTTAACACTATAAAAGAGATCGCAAAAGAGATAAGCGAAGTGATAAAATACGCCGATCTTGGCTACACAACTCACGAAAACGCAACAGGCGACACACAGTTAAAGCTTGATGTCAAAAGCGACGAGATCATCACGGCTAAATTTAAGCAGCTTTCATGCGTAAAAGCACTAATTAGCGAAGAGAAAGAGGACGAGCTTGAGATAAATAAAAATGCTAAATTTATAATCGCTTACGATCCACTTGATGGCTCAAGCCTAGTTGATGTAAATTTTGCCGTTGGCTCGATCTTTGGTATCTACGAAAACGAAGTAAAACCAGAAAATTTAATAGCCGCAGCTTACAGCATCTATGGTCCAAGGCTTGAGCTTGTAATTGCTGAGAAAAAGGGCGCTTTGCCTAAATTTTATAGACTTGGCAAAGATGGCGAGTTTAAATTTGTAAAAGAGCTTGAGCTAAAAGAAAAAGGCAAGCTAAATGCCACGGGAGCCACGCAAAAGGGCTGGAGCCAAACGCATAGAAATTTCATAAATGAGCTATTCAACCAAGGCCACAGACTAAGATACTCAGGTGCGATGGTGAGCGATTTGCATCAAATTTTGCTAAAAGGTGGCGGTCTTTTTAGCTATCCAGCAACGAGCGATCATCCAAATGGCAAACTAAGAGTAGTCTTTGAAGTGTTGCCCTTTGCCTTTATATATGAAAACGCAAAGGGCGCAACGACAGACGGCAAAAACCGAACGCTTTTTGATATAAAAATAGAAAAAATTCACCAAACAACGCCATGCTTTTTTGGCTCACGTGATGAAATTTCACTTTTACATAAATTTTACGAGCAAAAATAA
- the metG gene encoding methionine--tRNA ligase: MKEKAYITTPIYYVNDVPHIGHAYTTIIADTLARFNRLQGKETYFMTGTDEHGQKIEQAARARGKTPKEYADEISAKFRSLWDEFEISYDHFIRTTDEEHKQTVQNVFEKMQENGDIYKGEYEGFYCVSCETFFNQRDLLEDNHCPDCGRVTSLVKEESYFFKLSKYEDALLKWYENDELCVIPKGKKNEVVSFVKGGLKDLSVTRTSFDWGIKLPKSANDEKHVMYVWLDALINYLTTLGYSRDDARMNLWPYTTHIVGKDILRFHAVYWPAFLMSLGLPLPKHVAAHGWWTINGEKMSKSKGNVINPREVANAYGLENFRYFLLREVPFGQDGDYSQKALIERINSELGNGLGNLLSRIVGMSAKYSDYKIGSKDVIKFHKAELDEAKGYLNEAIKNLENLATNRYLEDLWKVVTLANAAIAKYEPWSLVKAGKIDEANALVALCANLLAKVATLLSPAMPKTCEKIADTLGFSIDTASYESLVLKNEISNFVAKATEPLFPRIEKELMGEANEPKVEAKAEPKEDKKEDEIISIDDFAKVVIKVGEVLECERVEGSEKLLKFKIDLGEDEPRQILSGIAKYYEPSSLVGKQVCVLANLKERTMMKKYVSQGMILSASDGSLTLLGTQGKVKNGAIVG; this comes from the coding sequence ATGAAAGAAAAAGCTTATATAACGACCCCAATATATTATGTAAATGACGTGCCACACATTGGCCATGCATATACAACCATTATCGCTGATACACTTGCTAGATTTAACCGCTTGCAAGGCAAAGAGACCTATTTTATGACGGGCACAGACGAGCATGGACAAAAGATCGAGCAGGCAGCTCGTGCTAGAGGCAAGACTCCAAAAGAGTACGCCGACGAGATCAGTGCGAAATTTAGATCACTTTGGGATGAATTTGAGATAAGCTACGATCATTTTATAAGAACGACCGACGAAGAGCACAAGCAAACCGTACAAAATGTATTTGAAAAGATGCAAGAAAATGGCGATATTTACAAAGGCGAATACGAAGGCTTTTACTGCGTTAGCTGCGAAACTTTTTTTAATCAAAGAGACCTGCTAGAAGACAATCACTGTCCAGACTGTGGCCGCGTGACGTCTTTAGTCAAAGAAGAGAGCTACTTTTTCAAGCTTTCAAAATATGAAGACGCGCTTTTAAAATGGTACGAAAATGACGAGCTTTGCGTCATCCCAAAAGGTAAGAAAAACGAGGTCGTAAGCTTTGTAAAAGGTGGACTAAAAGATCTTTCGGTAACGAGAACGAGCTTTGACTGGGGCATAAAGCTACCAAAAAGCGCAAACGATGAAAAGCACGTTATGTACGTATGGCTTGATGCACTCATAAACTACTTAACAACACTAGGATATTCAAGAGATGACGCTAGAATGAATCTTTGGCCATACACTACTCACATCGTTGGCAAAGATATTTTACGCTTTCACGCGGTCTATTGGCCGGCATTTTTGATGAGTCTTGGCTTACCACTACCAAAACACGTAGCAGCTCACGGCTGGTGGACGATAAATGGTGAAAAAATGAGCAAAAGCAAGGGCAATGTCATAAACCCAAGAGAGGTTGCAAACGCTTATGGACTTGAAAATTTCAGATACTTTTTGCTTAGAGAGGTGCCGTTTGGACAAGATGGCGATTACAGCCAAAAGGCTTTGATCGAGCGTATAAACTCAGAACTTGGCAACGGACTTGGCAACCTGCTAAGCCGCATTGTTGGCATGAGCGCAAAGTATAGCGACTATAAAATTGGTTCAAAAGACGTGATCAAATTTCACAAAGCTGAACTTGACGAGGCAAAGGGCTATCTTAATGAAGCTATAAAAAATTTAGAAAATTTAGCAACAAACCGCTATTTAGAGGATCTTTGGAAGGTCGTAACCCTAGCAAACGCAGCCATTGCGAAGTATGAGCCATGGTCACTCGTAAAAGCTGGCAAAATTGACGAGGCAAATGCACTTGTGGCACTTTGCGCGAATTTGCTTGCAAAAGTGGCGACGCTACTTAGTCCAGCTATGCCAAAAACTTGTGAAAAGATAGCTGACACACTTGGTTTTAGCATAGATACGGCTTCTTATGAAAGTCTTGTCTTAAAAAATGAAATTTCAAATTTTGTGGCAAAAGCTACCGAGCCACTTTTCCCAAGGATAGAAAAAGAGCTAATGGGCGAGGCAAATGAGCCAAAGGTTGAGGCAAAAGCTGAGCCAAAAGAGGATAAAAAAGAGGACGAAATTATTAGCATTGATGACTTTGCCAAGGTAGTGATAAAAGTAGGCGAAGTGCTCGAGTGCGAGAGGGTTGAAGGTAGCGAGAAGCTGCTTAAATTTAAGATAGATCTTGGTGAAGATGAGCCACGTCAAATTCTTTCTGGTATCGCCAAATACTACGAGCCTAGCTCGCTTGTGGGCAAACAAGTTTGCGTTTTAGCAAATTTAAAAGAGCGAACGATGATGAAAAAATATGTCTCTCAAGGCATGATCCTAAGCGCAT